The Puntigrus tetrazona isolate hp1 chromosome 3, ASM1883169v1, whole genome shotgun sequence genome contains a region encoding:
- the LOC122342102 gene encoding nicotinamide riboside kinase 1-like, producing the protein MRKVIIGIGGMTNGGKTTLSKNLQELLHNSLVISQDNFFKDDSVVPADVNGFKQYDTLDALHMDRMMADVGSWLEDPQSFMMSRGPAAKPTASESTNVFVLVVEGFLIFNHGPLNTLFNKRYFLQIPYEICKERRSSRVYVPPDPPGYFDGYVWPMYLKNKKTMEEAVNDIVFLDGTQKRETLLSTVLADFQEMLMVTHT; encoded by the exons atgagaaaagtaATAATAGGTATTGGAGG AATGACAAACGGAGGAAAAACCACTCTGAGTAAAAACCTCCAGGAGCTTCTGCATAACAGCCTCGTTATTTCTCAAGACAACTTTTTCAAG GATGACTCTGTGGTCCCTGCTGATGTCAATGGCTTTAAGCAATATGACA CTTTGGACGCCCTGCACATGGACAGGATGATGGCAGACGTCGGCTCGTGGCTGGAGGATCCTCAGAGCTTCATGATGTCTCGTGGTCCTGCAGCGAAACCCACAGCATCTGAGTCAACCAATGTGTTTGTTCTTGTAGTGGAGGGCTTCCTCATATTTAATCATGG GCCACTTAATACATTGTTCAACAAGAGGTACTTCCTGCAGATCCCTTATGAGatatgcaaagaaagaagaag CTCACGGGTCTATGTACCTCCGGATCCACCTGGCTACTTTGATGGATATGTCTGGCCCATGtacttgaaaaacaaaaaaacgatgGAAGAAGCCGTAAACGACATTG TGTTTTTGGATGGCACGCAGAAGCGCGAGACGTTGCTCTCAACTGTTCTTGCAGACTTTCAGGAAATGCTAATGGTTACACACACATGA
- the LOC122342101 gene encoding uncharacterized protein LOC122342101 encodes MTSLQSIILLVVLCLSDLVASADEIKYQGDNITIKCPAPPEGALGVNLYSRREISRRVMYFFLKNKKLTIHLDFEKRVEVKYDKTLTINIMNLKSTDTGAFWCTCNNLFDSCTMGDSGVFLLVRDPPISLASSTSASSKSGGMNDLLIPVTALTVGSVFLLLLLVVGLWLVPKVRKLIRNKEQEVEEEEKRCNNGVYEVMTVPRRM; translated from the exons ATGACTTCTCTGCAGAGCATCATCTTGTTGGTTGTTCTTTGTCTCAGCGACCTTGTTGCAAGTGCAG ATGAGATCAAATATCAAGGTGACAATATCACTATTAAGTGTCCTGCGCCTCCGGAAGGAGCTCTGGGTGTAAATCTCTACAGCAGACGGGAGATCAGCCGCAGAGTCATGTACttctttttgaaaaacaagaaattaaCTATCCATCTAGACTTTGAAAAACGTGTTGAAGTGAAATATGACAAGACCCTGACAATAAACATCATGAACCTGAAGTCCACAGACACTGGGGCTTTCTGGTGCACATGCAACAATCTGTTTGATTCATGTACAATGGGTGACTCgggtgtttttcttttagtgcGCG ATCCACCGATCAGTCTCGCCTCTTCAACAAGCGCTAGCTCAAAGTCGGGTGGCATGAATGACTTGCTGATCCCAGTGACGGCTCTCACAGTTGGCAGCGTGTTCTTACTGTTACTCCTTGTGGTTGGATTGTGGCTGGTACCCAAG gtgAGGAAACTAATCAGAAACAAAGAACAGGAAGtagaagaagaggagaaaagGTGTAACAATGGAGTGTACGAGGTCATGACTGTTCCGCGAAGGATGTAG
- the zgc:163143 gene encoding uncharacterized protein zgc:163143 isoform X1 has product MVCHCCAYNCKNTAKNKSLSFHKFPLKDPTLLKKWLKNLRWKDWKPAPNSKICSVHFENKCFVEDGKRTRLHSWAVPTIFSFPNRYLERKVKINPRSKRALGIVAESNSPDQAAPDATTETSQKPYSEKPEHRTTESSQPDTSESSSSPTRTDPKQLIEPEKSPPWTILGDETLDRSMTLPSFFHSGYCLPNNIRWAGDNELNIMPHVAYGVLGQTKPHIIEVKERWEWLGLDVRGPFSPTVDQHTHIMTLIDYHSKWVEAFPLTQDLSQDVARCLAEVVSQQGYPLGILSRLPKRILMEVNRELKKNLRLNSNALVIHHRQTGYMDLVTESLLNEMLDELVKKHGRIWHILLPAATLRLCCTTHPTTKEKAFTRMCASDPPFSSAPRELPYSATDVRLSSFVIPAADANNLETGSETSAVNVTVCTPVRTRRCRRR; this is encoded by the exons ATGGTGTGTCATTGTTGTGCATataactgtaaaaacactgCGAAGAACAAGAGTCTGTCGTTCCACAA atttccGCTAAAAGACCCCACTTTGCTGAAAAAGTGGCTTAAAAATTTAAGATGGAAAGACTGGAAGCCTGCACCAAACAGTAAAATCTGCTCCGTCCACTTTGAAAATAAGTGTTTTGTTGAAGACGGGAAGAGAACAAGACTTCATTCATGGGCTGTGCCCACCATCTTTTCATTCCCAAATCGATATCTAGAAAGAAAG GTTAAAATCAATCCTAGAAGCAAAAGAGCTTTG GGAATTGTTGCAGAGTCAAATTCACCTGATCAGGCAGCACCTGACGCGACGACAGAAACCTCGCAGAAACCTTACTCAGAAAAACCTGAGCACAGAACTACAGAGAGTTCACAGCCGGACACGTCCGAAAGTAGTTCTAGCCCGACCAGAACAGACCCAAAGCAGCTGATAGAACCGGAAAAAAG CCCACCGTGGACCATCCTGGGTGATGAAACTCTTGACAGAAGCATGACTTTACCCAGTTTCTTCCACAGTGGATACTGTCTGCccaat aaCATCCGCTGGGCTGGAGACAATGAATTGAATATT ATGCCGCATGTGGCTTATGGAGTTTTAGGACAAACGAAACCCCATATCATTGAG GTTAAAGAGAGGTGGGAATGGCTTGGGCTGGATGTTAGAGGCCCGTTCTCTCCGACAGTAGACCAGCACACGCACATCATGACCCTGATTGACTATCACTCCAAATGGGTGGAAGCTTTCCCTTTGACTCAGGATCTCAGTCAGGATGTGGCCAGGTGCCTCGCTGAAGTCGTCAGTCAGCAGGGATACCCTCTGGGAATTCTCTCCCGGCTCCCCAAGCGCATCCTCATGGAG GTTAACCGTGAATTGAAGAAAAACCTGAGGCTGAATTCAAACGCCTTAGTCATTCATCACCGTCAAACTGGTTACATGGACCTGGTCACCGAGTCGCTTCTTAATGA GATGCTGGACGAGCTGGTGAAGAAGCACGGCAGAATCTGGCACATCCTCCTCCCTGCTGCCACTCTGCGCCTCTGCTGCACCACTCACCCCACGACCAAAGAGAAAGCCTTCACCCGCATGTGTGCCAGTGACCCCCCGTTCTCATCCGCACCCAGAGAGCTGCCT TACAGTGCTACTGATGTTCGCTTGAGCTCTTTTGTCATTCCTGCTGCTGACGCCAACAATCTGGAAACAGGCTCAGAAACTTCG GCAGTGAACGTGACCGTCTGTACTCCAGTCAGGACCCGGCGCTGCAGGAGGCGCTAG
- the zgc:163143 gene encoding uncharacterized protein zgc:163143 isoform X2, translating to MVCHCCAYNCKNTAKNKSLSFHKFPLKDPTLLKKWLKNLRWKDWKPAPNSKICSVHFENKCFVEDGKRTRLHSWAVPTIFSFPNRYLERKVKINPRSKRALGIVAESNSPDQAAPDATTETSQKPYSEKPEHRTTESSQPDTSESSSSPTRTDPKQLIEPEKSPPWTILGDETLDRSMTLPSFFHSGYCLPNNIRWAGDNELNIMPHVAYGVLGQTKPHIIEVKERWEWLGLDVRGPFSPTVDQHTHIMTLIDYHSKWVEAFPLTQDLSQDVARCLAEVVSQQGYPLGILSRLPKRILMEVNRELKKNLRLNSNALVIHHRQTGYMDLVTESLLNEMLDELVKKHGRIWHILLPAATLRLCCTTHPTTKEKAFTRMCASDPPFSSAPRELPYSATDVRLSSFVIPAADANNLETGSETSVHSLKDQSFSQQRN from the exons ATGGTGTGTCATTGTTGTGCATataactgtaaaaacactgCGAAGAACAAGAGTCTGTCGTTCCACAA atttccGCTAAAAGACCCCACTTTGCTGAAAAAGTGGCTTAAAAATTTAAGATGGAAAGACTGGAAGCCTGCACCAAACAGTAAAATCTGCTCCGTCCACTTTGAAAATAAGTGTTTTGTTGAAGACGGGAAGAGAACAAGACTTCATTCATGGGCTGTGCCCACCATCTTTTCATTCCCAAATCGATATCTAGAAAGAAAG GTTAAAATCAATCCTAGAAGCAAAAGAGCTTTG GGAATTGTTGCAGAGTCAAATTCACCTGATCAGGCAGCACCTGACGCGACGACAGAAACCTCGCAGAAACCTTACTCAGAAAAACCTGAGCACAGAACTACAGAGAGTTCACAGCCGGACACGTCCGAAAGTAGTTCTAGCCCGACCAGAACAGACCCAAAGCAGCTGATAGAACCGGAAAAAAG CCCACCGTGGACCATCCTGGGTGATGAAACTCTTGACAGAAGCATGACTTTACCCAGTTTCTTCCACAGTGGATACTGTCTGCccaat aaCATCCGCTGGGCTGGAGACAATGAATTGAATATT ATGCCGCATGTGGCTTATGGAGTTTTAGGACAAACGAAACCCCATATCATTGAG GTTAAAGAGAGGTGGGAATGGCTTGGGCTGGATGTTAGAGGCCCGTTCTCTCCGACAGTAGACCAGCACACGCACATCATGACCCTGATTGACTATCACTCCAAATGGGTGGAAGCTTTCCCTTTGACTCAGGATCTCAGTCAGGATGTGGCCAGGTGCCTCGCTGAAGTCGTCAGTCAGCAGGGATACCCTCTGGGAATTCTCTCCCGGCTCCCCAAGCGCATCCTCATGGAG GTTAACCGTGAATTGAAGAAAAACCTGAGGCTGAATTCAAACGCCTTAGTCATTCATCACCGTCAAACTGGTTACATGGACCTGGTCACCGAGTCGCTTCTTAATGA GATGCTGGACGAGCTGGTGAAGAAGCACGGCAGAATCTGGCACATCCTCCTCCCTGCTGCCACTCTGCGCCTCTGCTGCACCACTCACCCCACGACCAAAGAGAAAGCCTTCACCCGCATGTGTGCCAGTGACCCCCCGTTCTCATCCGCACCCAGAGAGCTGCCT TACAGTGCTACTGATGTTCGCTTGAGCTCTTTTGTCATTCCTGCTGCTGACGCCAACAATCTGGAAACAGGCTCAGAAACTTCG GTGCACTCTCTGAAGGATCAGAGTTTCTCCCAGCAGAGaaactaa